The genomic segment GCTTATATTCATCCACACGGGGCATGGAACGATAAAGAGTTTAAATATAATCCTAAAAAAACAGATAAAAAAATAGCAGTACTTGATTTTGGGGTAAAAAGAAATATTTTAAACGAACTGACCCAGGCCGGAATGGAGTGTAAAGTAATGCCGGCTTCAACAAAGGCGGAAGAAATTATTGAAATGTATAAAAGTGGGGAAATTCAGGGGGTGTTTTTAAGTAACGGTCCGGGTGATCCTCTGATTTTGAACGAAATTCATAAAGAAATTCAAAAAATATTAAAAGAAAAAATACCGATGTTTGGAATATGTTTGGGACATCAATTACTGAGTATTTCTCACGGATACCCTACGTTTAAACTTAAATTCGGGCATCACGGGGGAAATCATCCGGTAAAAAATTATATAAACAGAAAACCTGTTGTGGAAATAACCGCTCAAAATCATAATTATAATGTCCCGGAAGAGATTGAGAAAATTGCCGAGGTCACACATAAAAATCTTTTTGACGGTTCAATTGAGGGTGTTAAATACAAAAATGAACCTGTTTTTTCTGTTCAGCATCATCCGGAAGCATCACCAGGGCCGCATGACAGTAAATATATATTTAAAGAATTTTATAATATGCTATGAAAAATTTTGATTTTATCCAAAAAATCCTTTTTGGAATTTTTGAACTGTTTTTATTATTTAGCGCTATAGTGATTTTAATAGCCACTTTTACAACTTCTCCTGTTATCTCTTTTATTGTTTTTATTTTTTTAATTTATCTTGTTTATTATTTGGCTTTGAAATATCTGTTTAATTAAAAAATCAATTACCAGCTTCCGCCTCC from the Lebetimonas sp. JH292 genome contains:
- the carA gene encoding glutamine-hydrolyzing carbamoyl-phosphate synthase small subunit, with amino-acid sequence MKVTVLLENGMSFTARGFGAGGTKVGEIVFNTSMTGYQEIITDPSYAGQFVVFTMPEIGNVGVNKDDNESKKAYLKGIIVREYVDKWSNFRGEMSLNEFLKEQNILGISEIDTRFLTKLIRKEGAMMMIASSKIHNIQKLKEILNQTPRIEEIDYIKEVSTKEAYIHPHGAWNDKEFKYNPKKTDKKIAVLDFGVKRNILNELTQAGMECKVMPASTKAEEIIEMYKSGEIQGVFLSNGPGDPLILNEIHKEIQKILKEKIPMFGICLGHQLLSISHGYPTFKLKFGHHGGNHPVKNYINRKPVVEITAQNHNYNVPEEIEKIAEVTHKNLFDGSIEGVKYKNEPVFSVQHHPEASPGPHDSKYIFKEFYNML